GTGAACAGGGACTAGGACTCGGGGTGCACTGAGAGGCGGCCACCACTCCAGCAGCTGTGGCTGGCGATGTGCCGCCCGTTCCGACGCCCGTGCTCCCTGTCACAGGCGTCGCAAAGCCGTGCGCCGCATGCAGATGATGGAGGGGTGGGATGACTCCGGGAAGCGCTGAGTTGTGGCGCGGGATGAATGGTTGGTGAGGTCGGATCTTGGATGATTCCGAGAGCGAGAGCATCTTTTTGACGGCCTGCGGCGAGGCCGTTCCGAACTTGGGCCCGTTGTTCTGCAGCTGCTGGCGCCGCTGGTTGTCGCTGGTGGAGCTCGTCGAGCTGGTGGTGGAGAGGGTGGGCGAACTGGGGTGGCGCTTCCGCAGGGAGAGGGAGGAGTTGGGCGCCGAACTGGAGCTGGTGTGCGAGTAAATGCTGAGCTGGTCGCCGGCATTCAGACTAGAGCTGCCGGCCCCCATACTCCCAGCGATGCTTACGCCACCGGCGCCGCCACTGGAGCTGCCTCCGCCGCCACTCCGATGCGAAGTGTTGCCATGGGAAATGCTGCCCGAGTAGGTGGAGCCCTGTGCGGGCTCGCATTCCAAGGAGAACTTGTGCAGCAGGTCCTCGTCGCTGAGTATCTTCAGGCTGTTGAGGTACGCCTTCACACGGCGCACCATTTGTGCCTCCTCGAACATCTTTTTAGGATTCGGGGCCGCCGTGGACTTCTTCCTTCGCTTGATCGTCGCCTGGCCCGCGTTGGCGGCTATCACTGTGCCAGCGGCCGCGTTGCTCTGCGAGGCGGACATCTGATTGAGCGAGAAGAGGGCATTCGAGGGGGACTGCCCCTTGAGCTCCAGGATGGCCAGCAGATCGTAGGGGGAGCTGCACATGTGCGTCAGCAGGCGCACTTCCTTGGACAGCATTCGCAGCTTCTCAAAGTTGATCAATCCGTCGACACGCGTATCGTTTCCCAGGTGAATAAATGTCAGGTCCTTCTTCACAATTGGATAGAATGGGATGATGGGATGCTGGGCCAGTAGCTCCGCGGATACCAGCTGTCGGTACTTGCTCATATTCCGCGAGGGATCCATGAGGTCCTGCAGGTCATTGAACAGCCGCTGGTACTTCGAGGGCAGCTTCTCCCACGTGAGCCGCAGCCGCGACACAGCGCCATGCCCCAGTCCCGAAATGATGGCGAACATGGAGTTGAAGTTCCGACACTCCTTGCAGTGGCGCGCGATTTTGATGAACTGCTTCACGATCTTCATGCGCCGCACGATGTTGTGCTCGGCACAGATCTCGCTGACAACCCAGAACATCTCGCGATTCACCAGCTCTGAGAATTTGCTGAGCATCGGCACTCCATACTTGGACTGCAGCTCGAAGAGTTCATCCACGTATTCGGTGGACTCGATCTGGCGGAAGTTGGCAAAGTCCTGAAGCGTCAGCTGAATGGCCAACTCGTAGGCATTCAGGTGGAGGAAATGCACACCTGATTCCCGCACCAATTCCAGGGCCAATTCGTCGGGCACTAGGGGCTCCGTGCTGTCGTTTAGCTTTAGATAGTAGCGTGCCGCAAAGCTGATTCTTTCGGCGAGATTCTGCAGCTGGTCGGGCAGCCGTCGCTGCTTTACCATTCCGCCCTCGCCCACACTCACTTCGCACAGCGAGAAATTCGAGCTGGGATCGTGGATGCCGAACTCCTGGAGTGTCAGCATCACCACCTCATGGGCGGTGGTCTCCTTGTAGATGAGAACGTACTTGCATGTCTGATCCGCCTTGTAGACCTTCAGGACGTGCTCCGGGTAGTCGGGGAGCATATGCGACTGCGTGGAGGTCGTGGTAAGCGTTGAGGCTGCCGAGGGGCGATGGTGCAGATGTGCCCCCAGGTAGTTGACCTGCAGCATGGCCGCACCGTCGCTGCCGCCATCGTAGTTGAGGCTCGTCAGGTCCGGATTCGATTGCGATTGATACAGCCTGCcgctgctgatgctggccaCACAGCCATTGATCGAGGACTGGGTGGAGCTGCTGCCCGAGCTGGCGGACGATATCTTGGCCTTGGGACCCGTCTGCGCGGCTGGTTCGTTCAGCAGCGTGTCCGAGGAGTCGTTGAGGCTGCCCACgtgatgctgctgcttgttCAAGAGATTCATTTTTGCCAGAGCCTTCTGCAGGCGTCG
The sequence above is a segment of the Drosophila miranda strain MSH22 chromosome 4, D.miranda_PacBio2.1, whole genome shotgun sequence genome. Coding sequences within it:
- the LOC108161852 gene encoding rap guanine nucleotide exchange factor 2 isoform X2, with translation MDPYHHIRHHYPPTSTTATSGGGVVGSTAINRPELHQKCNRGSHSSDTSSAYSGSDTMASNYASSLEAEEIDLSGLVESVVDSDEEDLAESMDSLNVRDAVRDCLEKDPSERSEDDVEILLEFTQGLKAFTNITLAVRRALCSVMVFAVVDKAGTVVMSDGEELDSWSVLINGAVEIEHANGTREELQMGDSFGILPTMDKLYHRGVMRTKCDDCQFVCITQTDYYRIQHQGEENTRRHEDEQGRIVMVTELRSIGGSGAEATGGSMTSAAASLNMKRGHVVIRGTPERLLQQLVEENSMTDPTYVEDFLLTHRIFIHNQQEVTAKLLHWFDLEQMDSHKTQELRDRVTRVVLLWVNNHFTDFEADHEMMEFLEIFEALLERKKLLSQLRLLHIACAAKARMRSCTLTRSSRDEALNFQIIGGYELKGVAAATGNAAVGIYISHVEPGSKAQDVGLKRGDQIHEVNGQSLDHVTSKRAHEILTGTTHLSINVKSNLLGFKEIMQALEHGGGSASGAGGISSGSGSFKVLRSPRRICANDIAKLHGRSDSTTDELTNASNRAHMVRLSSVDMLLDQPDCAPPQTPPVSGGGGGSMASNFMAQLLQSVNNSSAKKGSNGDPQDTKGGFMTLAPKRRLQKALAKMNLLNKQQHHVGSLNDSSDTLLNEPAAQTGPKAKISSASSGSSSTQSSINGCVASISSGRLYQSQSNPDLTSLNYDGGSDGAAMLQVNYLGAHLHHRPSAASTLTTTSTQSHMLPDYPEHVLKVYKADQTCKYVLIYKETTAHEVVMLTLQEFGIHDPSSNFSLCEVSVGEGGMVKQRRLPDQLQNLAERISFAARYYLKLNDSTEPLVPDELALELVRESGVHFLHLNAYELAIQLTLQDFANFRQIESTEYVDELFELQSKYGVPMLSKFSELVNREMFWVVSEICAEHNIVRRMKIVKQFIKIARHCKECRNFNSMFAIISGLGHGAVSRLRLTWEKLPSKYQRLFNDLQDLMDPSRNMSKYRQLVSAELLAQHPIIPFYPIVKKDLTFIHLGNDTRVDGLINFEKLRMLSKEVRLLTHMCSSPYDLLAILELKGQSPSNALFSLNQMSASQSNAAAGTVIAANAGQATIKRRKKSTAAPNPKKMFEEAQMVRRVKAYLNSLKILSDEDLLHKFSLECEPAQGSTYSGSISHGNTSHRSGGGGSSSGGAGGVSIAGSMGAGSSSLNAGDQLSIYSHTSSSSAPNSSLSLRKRHPSSPTLSTTSSTSSTSDNQRRQQLQNNGPKFGTASPQAVKKMLSLSESSKIRPHQPFIPRHNSALPGVIPPLHHLHAAHGFATPVTGSTGVGTGGTSPATAAGVVAASQCTPSPSPCSHRRLASAGNIMLPVRAIHERSHSDTPAPPPPLPSVDLSLESSSVTTFRDLPLRKSVTSGGPPNFMDSTKCTICPMPPMNQ